A region of Bradyrhizobium sp. SZCCHNS1050 DNA encodes the following proteins:
- a CDS encoding prepilin-type N-terminal cleavage/methylation domain-containing protein has translation MDDRDAGFTLVEVLVALALFSLLAVLLFDNLKFGVQAWRSGSARAESFQRELAAQDVLRRLIGNLYPMMLGEGAAQRRIDIDGQAESLEFLSDAPAVSGGAGRFRFKLFADRRRDGVDLVLQSRPELAVKQDTERTLLVSDIDRIELSYAARATGDANAAWTTSWKDQSEAPGLIRLRVLMRPGDAHHWPELVIAPRVQADVACVYDALTMRCRGR, from the coding sequence ATGGATGATCGCGACGCAGGCTTCACCCTGGTCGAGGTCCTCGTTGCGCTGGCGCTGTTCAGCCTGCTCGCCGTTCTGCTGTTCGACAATCTCAAATTCGGCGTGCAGGCTTGGCGCAGCGGCAGCGCCCGCGCGGAGTCGTTCCAGCGCGAGCTCGCAGCGCAGGACGTGCTGCGGCGCCTGATCGGCAATCTCTATCCGATGATGCTGGGCGAAGGCGCGGCGCAGCGGCGCATCGATATCGACGGCCAGGCCGAGAGCCTCGAGTTCCTCAGCGACGCGCCGGCCGTGTCCGGTGGGGCCGGCCGCTTCCGCTTCAAGCTGTTCGCCGACCGCAGGCGTGACGGGGTCGATCTCGTTCTGCAGTCCCGGCCCGAACTGGCGGTGAAGCAGGACACCGAGCGGACGCTGCTGGTGTCCGACATCGATCGGATCGAGCTCAGTTATGCGGCAAGAGCAACGGGAGACGCCAATGCGGCCTGGACCACAAGCTGGAAGGATCAGAGCGAGGCTCCCGGCCTGATCCGGCTGCGGGTCCTGATGCGTCCCGGCGATGCCCATCACTGGCCGGAGCTCGTGATCGCGCCGCGGGTGCAGGCCGATGTGGCCTGCGTCTACGACGCGCTCACGATGCGCTGTCGCGGGCGATAG
- a CDS encoding PilN domain-containing protein gives MAALAPAGRPRLLVDRDDTGIRLQLNDPRSGVQAGETTHAGEVTAAIASILQRHGLDRRDVDLGLRLPEESVFRRELMLPPEAKGAIDTIVPQDLLRRTPFKAEDIYCDHLTATSPDGRIAVRQWVTRRHHVQQAADQLGLAVAHIDFVVFGDDQTSPSIRLARPAAARKTSTVAIAGLGALAVLLGSGIAVLTFARQQSTLDRLDAEIVVARKGAERVRVLVDQLRERRTALSRLRLQRSEVPGLIDVWDEASRILPKHSWLTELRLVEGANPRSATVTMTGFSAAAPSLINTLGGSRLFVDAALTSPVAMDPIENRERFSLQARIRVPDAIKEVAP, from the coding sequence GTGGCCGCGCTGGCGCCGGCCGGCCGGCCGAGACTTCTGGTCGATCGCGACGACACGGGGATCCGGCTTCAGTTGAACGATCCCCGATCAGGAGTGCAGGCTGGTGAAACGACCCATGCAGGTGAGGTGACGGCGGCGATCGCATCCATCCTGCAGCGTCATGGTCTGGATCGGCGCGACGTGGATCTGGGCTTGCGTCTGCCGGAAGAGAGTGTTTTCCGCCGCGAGCTCATGCTTCCACCCGAGGCGAAGGGCGCGATCGATACGATCGTGCCGCAGGACCTGTTGCGCCGGACGCCGTTCAAGGCGGAGGACATCTATTGCGACCACTTGACCGCCACATCGCCTGACGGTCGGATCGCGGTTCGGCAATGGGTGACGCGGCGCCATCACGTGCAGCAGGCCGCAGATCAGCTCGGGCTTGCCGTCGCGCACATCGACTTTGTCGTGTTCGGCGACGATCAAACCTCGCCGTCGATCCGACTGGCGCGTCCTGCGGCTGCCCGCAAGACCTCCACCGTTGCGATCGCAGGGCTCGGCGCGCTCGCCGTGCTTCTAGGGTCCGGCATCGCGGTCCTGACCTTTGCCCGGCAACAGTCCACGCTGGACCGGCTCGATGCCGAGATCGTTGTGGCCCGCAAGGGCGCCGAGCGCGTTCGCGTCCTGGTGGATCAATTGCGGGAGCGGCGGACGGCGCTGTCGCGCCTTCGTCTGCAGCGCAGCGAAGTGCCGGGATTGATCGACGTCTGGGATGAAGCCTCGCGCATTCTGCCGAAGCATTCCTGGCTGACCGAATTGCGGCTCGTGGAGGGAGCGAACCCGCGGAGCGCAACGGTCACGATGACCGGATTCTCGGCCGCGGCGCCGAGCCTGATCAACACGCTCGGTGGATCGAGACTGTTCGTGGACGCTGCCCTGACGTCGCCGGTCGCGATGGATCCGATCGAGAACCGGGAACGCTTTTCATTGCAGGCCAGGATTCGTGTGCCCGATGCCATCAAGGAGGTGGCGCCATGA
- a CDS encoding type II secretion system protein — protein sequence MTPATAETKHADDGDAGFTLVEVLVALAMLSVGLALVMSMFSTGLSRTGMAERVAGAVALAQSLMAQVGNSIPLRTETRDGAEANGYRWRLAMQPYRPAPNSDARPVELYQVSVEIGWLEGQDPRSYALSTLRLGPRVSKSQ from the coding sequence GTGACTCCCGCCACGGCAGAGACGAAGCACGCGGACGACGGGGACGCCGGCTTCACGCTGGTGGAGGTCCTCGTTGCGCTGGCCATGCTGTCGGTCGGCCTCGCTTTGGTGATGAGCATGTTCTCGACCGGACTGTCACGAACGGGCATGGCCGAACGCGTGGCTGGTGCCGTTGCGCTGGCGCAGTCGCTCATGGCTCAGGTCGGCAATTCGATTCCGCTGCGCACCGAGACGCGCGATGGCGCCGAGGCGAACGGCTACCGGTGGCGCCTTGCGATGCAGCCTTATCGGCCGGCGCCAAACAGCGATGCACGCCCGGTCGAGCTGTATCAGGTCTCGGTCGAGATCGGCTGGCTGGAAGGGCAGGACCCGCGCTCCTATGCGCTCTCGACGCTTCGCCTCGGGCCTAGAGTCTCCAAGTCGCAGTGA
- a CDS encoding type II secretion system protein GspK, producing MSLSLLWGSEVSYRLARNDCELAILSATADGALDYAVSGLFDQKSDRLLRPGVGEVHLLHFGEAEIRIVIQDELGKIDINQADPALLASLLRSVGLNADAASGLADKIVDWRTASELKHLNGAKEFDYRAANSPHRPRNGPFQSVDELLLVMDMTPALFQRIEPAVTVYSGSQFVDPRRATPEALAAMPEMISTQGTASDRPPPFPIGANEEPTSSLRGRAFMICIEVAKSGQVSRYRAVIRMTDNPVHPYFLLSWKMT from the coding sequence TTGTCACTGTCGCTGCTCTGGGGCAGCGAGGTGTCGTACCGCCTCGCCCGCAACGATTGTGAACTTGCGATTCTGAGCGCGACTGCAGACGGGGCGCTGGACTACGCCGTGTCGGGATTGTTTGATCAAAAATCTGATCGCCTCTTGCGTCCAGGTGTAGGCGAGGTTCACCTGCTCCACTTTGGCGAAGCCGAGATCCGGATCGTGATCCAGGACGAGCTCGGCAAGATCGACATCAACCAGGCCGACCCTGCCTTGCTTGCCAGTTTGCTGCGGTCGGTGGGGCTAAACGCCGATGCGGCAAGTGGGCTTGCAGACAAGATCGTGGACTGGCGAACCGCGAGCGAATTGAAGCATCTTAATGGCGCCAAGGAGTTCGACTATCGCGCGGCGAATAGTCCCCACCGGCCGCGCAACGGTCCGTTTCAGAGCGTCGACGAGCTTCTTCTCGTAATGGACATGACGCCTGCTCTCTTCCAGCGGATCGAACCTGCCGTGACCGTGTATTCCGGAAGCCAGTTCGTTGACCCACGACGTGCCACACCTGAAGCTCTGGCGGCGATGCCCGAGATGATCAGTACGCAAGGGACAGCCTCCGATCGCCCGCCTCCATTTCCGATCGGCGCAAACGAAGAACCAACGTCATCCTTGCGCGGTCGCGCCTTCATGATCTGTATCGAAGTCGCAAAGTCAGGCCAGGTTTCTCGATATCGAGCTGTTATTCGAATGACGGACAATCCGGTACATCCCTATTTCCTTCTCAGCTGGAAGATGACGTAA
- a CDS encoding GspE/PulE family protein, which yields MTGRPGPAMQQADAFAADIEQPHAQLHRSMQDVGRTALLQGFGDFLRAEGIVDRMSLDRAGRAAQTTRDRLDTVLTKLGLVSEAGLVAALAKFLALDLVRPDQIPIDPVLPELVEAEFVRHNHVLPLGCSDGRLAVGVTDPFNHDPIRALAFLTGLSVDMRLFTAADFDKACAGLYPAMSRSDETRATGGAEANEADVQRLRDLASEAPIIRLVNQIITSAVEARASDIHIEPNVDQVLVRYRIDGALRSVQVLAADLRAAITSRVKIMSKLDIAERRLPQDGRIKIAVRGIDIDFRVSTIPTAFGESVVLRVLDRNRISLDFVELGFSAEHIATLQALLRQPNGIILVTGPTGSGKTTTLYTALKTLNSTERKIFSVEDPIEYQMPGINQVQVQSEIGLTFPHALRSMLRQDPDIIMIGEIRDLETARIAIQASLTGHLVLSTLHTNDAASAITRLIDIGVENYLLASTLKGVIAQRLVRRLCSRCSHGHPQASYWAESFERSVSGLRALGQPDIRQPQGCSDCGNAGFSGRSTIAEMLVIDEACQSLILAKASDTAIERAAREQGMQSMYETGVRKVWRGETTIDEVLRATRMG from the coding sequence ATGACCGGACGCCCAGGGCCAGCGATGCAGCAGGCCGACGCCTTCGCCGCAGACATCGAGCAGCCGCACGCGCAGCTGCACCGGTCCATGCAAGACGTGGGCAGGACAGCGCTGTTGCAGGGCTTCGGCGACTTCCTGCGGGCCGAAGGCATCGTCGATCGTATGAGCCTCGACCGTGCCGGACGCGCGGCGCAAACCACCCGAGACAGGCTCGACACCGTGCTGACCAAGCTCGGTCTGGTGTCGGAGGCCGGTCTGGTCGCGGCGTTGGCGAAATTCCTGGCACTCGATCTGGTGCGTCCGGATCAGATTCCGATCGACCCCGTGTTGCCCGAACTGGTCGAAGCGGAGTTCGTGCGTCACAATCATGTGCTGCCGCTCGGCTGCAGCGATGGCCGGCTTGCCGTCGGCGTGACCGATCCGTTCAACCACGATCCGATCCGGGCCCTTGCCTTCCTCACGGGCCTGTCGGTCGACATGCGGCTGTTTACGGCGGCCGATTTCGACAAGGCCTGCGCGGGGCTCTATCCCGCCATGTCGCGTAGCGACGAGACCCGCGCCACCGGCGGCGCCGAGGCCAACGAAGCCGACGTGCAGCGGCTGCGCGATCTTGCGAGCGAGGCGCCGATCATCCGTCTCGTCAACCAGATCATCACCAGTGCCGTGGAGGCGAGGGCGTCGGACATCCATATCGAGCCCAATGTGGACCAGGTGCTCGTCCGCTATCGCATCGACGGCGCCTTGCGCTCGGTCCAGGTGCTTGCGGCGGACCTGCGTGCCGCGATCACGTCCCGCGTGAAGATCATGTCGAAGCTCGACATTGCGGAGCGGCGCCTGCCGCAGGACGGGCGCATCAAGATCGCGGTCCGTGGCATCGACATCGACTTCCGCGTCTCCACGATCCCCACGGCCTTCGGCGAAAGCGTCGTGCTGCGCGTGCTCGACCGCAATCGCATCAGCCTCGATTTTGTCGAGCTCGGCTTCTCCGCGGAGCATATCGCGACGCTGCAGGCGCTGCTGCGGCAGCCCAATGGCATCATCCTGGTCACCGGACCGACCGGCAGTGGCAAGACCACGACGCTGTATACGGCGCTGAAGACGCTCAACAGCACCGAGCGCAAGATCTTCTCGGTGGAGGACCCGATCGAATATCAGATGCCGGGGATCAATCAGGTGCAGGTCCAGTCGGAGATCGGGCTGACGTTTCCTCACGCGCTGCGCTCGATGCTCCGGCAGGATCCGGATATCATCATGATCGGTGAAATCCGCGATCTCGAGACGGCGCGCATCGCCATCCAGGCCTCGCTGACCGGTCACCTCGTGCTCTCGACGCTCCACACCAACGATGCGGCGTCTGCGATCACGCGGCTGATCGACATCGGCGTCGAGAACTATCTGCTGGCCTCGACGCTGAAAGGCGTGATTGCGCAGCGTCTGGTACGCAGGCTCTGTTCCCGTTGTTCCCATGGTCATCCGCAGGCGAGCTATTGGGCGGAGAGCTTCGAGCGGTCCGTGTCCGGACTCCGTGCGTTGGGGCAGCCAGACATTCGCCAGCCGCAAGGCTGCTCCGATTGCGGCAATGCCGGCTTCTCCGGACGTTCGACCATCGCGGAGATGCTGGTCATCGATGAGGCATGTCAGAGTCTGATCCTGGCGAAGGCGTCGGACACTGCGATCGAGCGCGCCGCCCGCGAGCAGGGCATGCAGAGCATGTACGAGACCGGAGTCCGGAAGGTCTGGCGCGGCGAGACCACGATCGACGAAGTTCTGCGCGCGACGCGCATGGGATAG
- a CDS encoding RHS repeat-associated core domain-containing protein — protein sequence MKVLAPIFQMFLGAARQFRCLGRTCFILACAATAADANPQLGYPIVVNNIPLTTQYVTEPAAACQLAALYPQYIIIGFYDYDVHLPLKFNGVEVRPNGSLICYVADATRVAYEINITSPDCVSGYALQRGVCTKDPSRGPPNSHAPAPQNNPDPCTTDPSVGNPISLSGSSKSEDAVDFVSGGARPLGLVRHYRSRGTPGQRLGTARWHFDFEYEILVGNTVAVFSPDGIEYDFNQPTPGVYASAYSDSKVSLTSFDNGGTKLFSFKDENDRTVIFIQSGNTYWPQSITERNGVSKGIIANTAVHPTRIDSIGFADSRHIDFRYETSASGTPLHVSTATFYTYAQSTGPTEYFKIDYGYTNGNLTTVTRSEKNDGVWQQIDVTTYHYENTTFPDLLTGVTDARGVRYATWTYDPDGRPISSSHAGGADLTTVVYDDAAVTRTVTNALGKQATYSFAKREGTMKSAGVAGQATTNCPASARSVSYNTLGQVSQVADDEGRVTAYTRDSYGRPTSIVRGSGTAAATTTSFVYDNTFNVVAQQVEPGLTTTYTWSAAGQLSQVTQTDTTSQTAPYSTNGQTRTWTFNYTGTLLSSVDGPLPGPGDTVSFSYDANGYPAFYTNEIGQVTIINSVNYRGQPTLVTDPNGVTTSLTYDALGRLLTVTVDPSGLAATMSLTYNAVGDVTRVTRANGAYLSYTYDDARRVVQIQDNTGASISLTRDAMGNVTARQIKGSDGTIQLAQTAVFDELGRLLKFIGASKQTWVHGYDKTNNRVSITDPRSNVFGWSFDSLNRLINSKDEEGNSETVTLDGRDEVTSYSDPRSLNTTFVRNGFGDVIQRTSPDTGTTTYVYDAAGRPTQMTDGRGVVTNLTYDAAGRVLSKQYPAAPGENVTFSWDGTSGGNKGVGRLTRIDDASGSIEWTFNSLGQAIQEKKTTAGIVYLVGYAYDLDGNLTRITYPSGRIVNYYRGATGLVNTVTQQPGAATAEMLLAKWVTYQPFGPLQSLSYGNDLILWKTFTQDYNLSTFVVEQGSNSVINRAYTYWYDDFDITNVWDNNVAGRTDNYVFTPGHRLQNVYGDWGTQTYWQDSVGNRTGDVFTNGTTTTTRVLGYPYNSNLYVGTTEGTNTLRSVTNDGVGNIVTDVRGTTTYNYRYNNRNRLDQLTIGTTVTASYVYDGLERMAVRTTQNMTPSTTTHYIYDSSGRLLAEAGANGTTQREYVWLDDTPLALFADLDTATPKQWYVHPDHLDRPSKMTDANQTVVWDAWYWPYGEVRSITGTASNNLRYPGQYFLVESGLHYNWHRHYDASIGRYTQADPLGLVAGPSLYVYAGGNPVSFTDPTGEFAWGLAFAAADIGLQLYENGGNWRCINLGEVGLSLVGGGLAGALEKGAFRFKDFGSHTWNATRKWMNREGIQLLGEGQVRHHWLLERNQGIGRMVPDWIKNQPWNTNPISASLNSTLAQYPELAWVAGPGWSKSLTIGAILAGTSPRGGGCDCR from the coding sequence TTGAAGGTTCTTGCTCCAATTTTCCAGATGTTTCTCGGGGCGGCGCGTCAGTTTCGTTGCCTGGGACGAACCTGTTTCATTCTCGCGTGCGCCGCAACCGCAGCCGATGCAAACCCGCAATTGGGATATCCGATCGTCGTCAACAATATCCCTCTGACTACCCAGTACGTCACCGAGCCAGCTGCCGCTTGTCAGCTCGCAGCTTTGTACCCGCAATATATCATCATCGGCTTCTACGATTATGACGTTCATTTGCCGTTGAAATTCAACGGCGTCGAAGTTCGCCCGAACGGCAGCCTTATATGCTATGTTGCCGACGCCACCCGAGTGGCGTACGAGATCAACATCACATCGCCCGACTGCGTCTCCGGCTACGCGCTGCAGAGAGGGGTGTGCACAAAGGATCCGAGCCGCGGCCCCCCGAACAGCCACGCACCTGCGCCGCAGAACAACCCCGATCCGTGCACAACTGATCCGAGCGTTGGCAATCCGATCTCACTCTCGGGATCTTCGAAGTCTGAGGACGCCGTCGACTTCGTGTCGGGAGGAGCGCGCCCGCTCGGGCTTGTACGCCACTATCGAAGCCGCGGAACGCCGGGACAACGGCTAGGCACGGCACGGTGGCACTTCGACTTCGAGTACGAGATACTCGTTGGCAACACCGTTGCCGTGTTCTCGCCAGACGGCATCGAATACGATTTCAACCAGCCGACGCCGGGGGTCTACGCGAGCGCCTATAGCGACTCGAAAGTATCGCTGACGAGCTTCGATAATGGCGGCACGAAGCTCTTCTCGTTCAAGGACGAGAATGATCGAACGGTCATTTTCATACAGAGCGGGAATACCTATTGGCCCCAATCGATCACGGAAAGGAACGGCGTCAGCAAGGGTATCATCGCCAACACAGCCGTACATCCCACGCGAATCGACTCCATAGGATTCGCCGATTCGAGGCATATCGATTTTCGCTACGAGACGAGCGCCTCGGGAACCCCTCTCCATGTCTCGACCGCAACATTTTACACCTATGCGCAGAGCACAGGCCCCACTGAATACTTCAAGATCGACTACGGATATACGAACGGCAACCTGACGACTGTCACGAGGTCGGAAAAGAACGACGGAGTATGGCAGCAGATCGATGTGACGACGTATCACTACGAGAACACGACCTTTCCGGACCTTCTCACCGGAGTGACTGACGCTCGAGGCGTACGTTACGCAACTTGGACATACGATCCGGATGGGCGACCGATCTCCAGCTCGCACGCGGGTGGCGCGGACCTGACCACGGTTGTTTATGACGATGCTGCCGTGACCCGTACGGTCACCAATGCTCTTGGAAAGCAGGCTACCTACTCGTTTGCAAAGCGAGAGGGAACGATGAAGTCAGCAGGAGTGGCCGGCCAGGCGACCACCAATTGCCCCGCTTCGGCCCGATCCGTCAGCTACAATACGCTTGGGCAGGTCAGTCAGGTCGCCGATGACGAGGGACGCGTCACAGCCTATACGAGGGATTCTTACGGACGCCCGACCTCGATCGTACGCGGAAGCGGCACCGCAGCGGCGACTACCACGAGTTTCGTGTACGACAACACCTTCAATGTGGTCGCGCAACAGGTCGAACCTGGCCTGACCACGACATACACCTGGAGCGCGGCCGGTCAGCTGTCGCAAGTGACCCAGACCGACACGACGTCGCAGACGGCGCCGTATTCGACCAATGGACAGACGCGGACCTGGACGTTCAACTATACCGGGACGCTGCTGTCGAGCGTTGACGGCCCCCTCCCCGGCCCAGGCGATACGGTCTCTTTCTCGTACGATGCCAACGGCTATCCTGCCTTCTACACAAACGAGATCGGACAGGTCACGATCATCAACTCGGTCAATTACCGCGGACAGCCGACGCTCGTCACCGATCCCAACGGCGTCACCACCAGCCTTACCTACGACGCGCTCGGCCGACTACTGACTGTCACCGTCGACCCATCGGGATTGGCCGCGACGATGTCGCTGACATACAATGCAGTTGGCGATGTCACCAGAGTGACGCGCGCGAACGGCGCCTATCTGTCTTATACCTATGATGATGCGCGGCGGGTGGTTCAGATCCAGGATAATACTGGCGCATCCATCTCACTGACGCGCGATGCGATGGGCAACGTCACAGCGCGGCAGATCAAGGGATCTGACGGAACCATCCAGTTGGCGCAGACGGCCGTATTCGACGAACTCGGCCGACTGTTGAAGTTCATCGGGGCTTCAAAGCAGACTTGGGTTCACGGCTACGACAAGACCAATAATCGCGTCTCGATCACCGACCCGCGCTCGAATGTCTTCGGCTGGTCATTCGATTCGCTGAACAGGTTGATCAATTCGAAAGACGAGGAGGGCAACAGCGAGACGGTCACCCTCGATGGCAGAGATGAAGTAACCAGCTATAGCGATCCCCGCTCTCTCAACACCACTTTCGTGCGGAACGGCTTCGGCGACGTAATCCAGCGAACGAGCCCCGATACGGGCACGACCACCTATGTCTACGATGCCGCCGGCCGACCGACGCAAATGACTGACGGGCGTGGCGTCGTTACCAATCTGACCTATGACGCGGCAGGGCGCGTGTTGAGCAAGCAATATCCGGCTGCTCCGGGGGAGAACGTCACATTTTCCTGGGATGGGACATCTGGCGGAAACAAGGGCGTTGGGCGCCTGACACGGATCGACGACGCCTCCGGGAGCATCGAGTGGACCTTCAATTCGCTGGGACAGGCCATTCAGGAGAAGAAGACAACAGCCGGGATCGTCTACCTCGTTGGCTATGCCTATGATCTCGACGGCAATCTGACCCGCATCACCTATCCATCCGGCCGGATCGTCAACTATTACCGCGGTGCAACGGGGCTCGTGAACACCGTGACGCAGCAGCCGGGCGCCGCAACTGCCGAAATGCTGCTCGCTAAGTGGGTGACTTACCAACCCTTCGGTCCATTGCAGTCGCTCTCGTACGGCAATGACCTAATCCTGTGGAAGACATTCACGCAGGACTACAATTTGAGCACCTTCGTGGTCGAGCAGGGATCGAATTCGGTCATCAACCGTGCCTATACCTACTGGTACGATGATTTCGACATCACCAATGTCTGGGACAACAATGTCGCCGGTCGGACCGACAACTATGTCTTCACTCCGGGTCATCGGCTGCAGAATGTCTACGGGGACTGGGGGACGCAGACCTATTGGCAGGACTCGGTCGGCAATCGGACCGGCGACGTCTTTACAAATGGCACAACCACCACGACAAGAGTTTTAGGCTATCCGTACAACAGCAATCTCTACGTCGGCACCACTGAGGGCACGAATACGCTGCGGAGCGTCACGAATGACGGAGTCGGCAATATCGTCACTGATGTCAGGGGCACTACGACCTACAACTACCGCTATAATAATCGTAATCGGCTCGATCAGCTCACAATCGGCACGACGGTGACCGCGAGCTACGTCTATGACGGGCTCGAGCGGATGGCCGTTCGGACCACCCAAAATATGACGCCATCGACTACGACCCACTATATCTATGACAGCTCTGGGCGGCTATTGGCCGAGGCAGGCGCGAACGGCACGACGCAGCGGGAATACGTCTGGCTGGATGATACACCCCTTGCGCTTTTTGCCGATCTGGACACGGCAACGCCTAAACAATGGTACGTGCATCCTGATCATCTCGATCGCCCGAGCAAGATGACCGACGCAAACCAGACCGTGGTTTGGGACGCATGGTACTGGCCTTACGGTGAGGTCCGCTCGATCACCGGAACCGCAAGCAACAACCTGCGATATCCGGGTCAGTATTTTCTCGTCGAGTCAGGGCTTCACTACAACTGGCATCGGCATTACGATGCATCGATTGGGAGATACACGCAGGCAGATCCGCTTGGGCTCGTCGCAGGGCCGAGCCTCTATGTTTACGCTGGCGGGAATCCTGTCTCTTTTACAGATCCGACGGGAGAATTCGCGTGGGGCCTCGCTTTTGCCGCAGCAGATATTGGACTTCAGCTCTACGAGAACGGCGGAAACTGGCGGTGCATTAACCTCGGAGAGGTTGGACTCAGCCTCGTCGGGGGGGGCCTCGCTGGCGCCTTGGAGAAGGGAGCGTTCCGATTTAAGGATTTTGGGAGTCATACTTGGAACGCGACACGCAAATGGATGAACAGGGAAGGCATTCAGCTGCTCGGGGAAGGGCAGGTAAGACATCATTGGCTATTGGAGCGGAACCAAGGCATAGGACGGATGGTACCGGATTGGATTAAGAACCAGCCCTGGAACACCAATCCCATCTCCGCGTCCCTCAATTCGACGCTCGCGCAGTATCCCGAGCTGGCTTGGGTGGCTGGCCCCGGATGGTCTAAGAGCCTAACGATCGGCGCAATTTTAGCGGGCACTTCACCCCGGGGAGGCGGATGTGACTGCAGATAG
- the gspM gene encoding type II secretion system protein GspM, which translates to MSECTKRRYALGRRGLFIVVNLALLALLFWGFVAPIAAMFAEREARIQQQQALLARLSAIAAQASAIEGLASETESQLQNGEFLTGANENVIAADLQTKLKMIMGNAGAQSRAIQSLPGRTVDQIKYSGARIDLSGPLPAVMRAVHAVESARPYLFIANAVLKSAPAMRPGTAEEPVLQAQLDIYGAVQ; encoded by the coding sequence ATGAGCGAATGTACGAAGCGCAGGTACGCGCTCGGACGCCGCGGCCTTTTCATCGTCGTCAACCTCGCGCTTCTTGCGCTGTTGTTCTGGGGCTTCGTGGCGCCGATCGCGGCGATGTTCGCCGAGCGGGAGGCGCGGATCCAGCAACAGCAGGCGCTGCTGGCACGGTTGAGCGCGATCGCAGCCCAGGCATCGGCCATCGAGGGCCTTGCCTCCGAAACCGAGTCGCAGCTCCAGAACGGGGAGTTTCTGACGGGTGCGAATGAGAACGTGATCGCCGCCGACCTGCAGACGAAGCTGAAGATGATCATGGGCAATGCCGGTGCCCAGTCCCGCGCGATTCAATCGCTGCCGGGCCGGACCGTCGATCAGATCAAGTACAGCGGCGCGCGCATCGATCTGTCCGGGCCGTTGCCCGCCGTCATGCGTGCGGTCCACGCGGTCGAGAGCGCAAGGCCATATTTGTTCATTGCCAATGCGGTGCTGAAGAGCGCGCCTGCGATGCGCCCGGGAACGGCCGAGGAGCCAGTGCTTCAGGCGCAGCTCGATATCTACGGTGCGGTGCAATGA
- a CDS encoding type II secretion system protein GspK — protein MPVLSVLWGLGLLTAIALSLSWSSSVSYGLARNGVDQAALGALVEAGVNAAIDGLLDARADRRWRADGRLYTLDFNGTRIGIRIQDELGRVDLNQTDEAMLNSLLLSAGLDARAAADLTDKIVDWRTVTSLKHLNGAKDRDYASRNAAYHPRNGPFQSVDELLLVMDMTPVIFARIAPALTVHSGRQFVDPQLAPREVLRALPGMTAQSAEATLAARDGARSGLAEGNPMTVLRGRAFTIRTEFSQASRVVAGEVAVRLTENPQQPYWVLSWGTR, from the coding sequence ATGCCGGTGCTGTCGGTTCTCTGGGGGCTCGGGCTGCTGACGGCGATTGCGCTGTCGCTGTCATGGTCGAGCAGCGTGTCCTATGGCCTTGCCCGTAACGGCGTCGATCAGGCCGCTCTCGGTGCGCTCGTCGAGGCCGGCGTCAATGCAGCCATCGACGGTCTGCTCGATGCAAGGGCGGACCGCCGCTGGCGCGCCGACGGCCGCCTCTACACACTCGATTTCAACGGCACGCGGATCGGCATCAGGATTCAGGACGAGCTCGGACGGGTCGACCTCAACCAGACCGATGAGGCCATGCTGAACAGCCTGCTGCTATCAGCAGGGCTGGACGCGCGGGCCGCCGCTGACCTGACCGACAAGATCGTGGACTGGCGAACCGTAACGTCCCTGAAGCATCTGAACGGCGCCAAGGACCGGGACTACGCGTCGCGCAACGCCGCCTATCATCCCCGCAACGGTCCGTTCCAGAGCGTCGATGAGCTGCTCCTGGTGATGGACATGACTCCGGTGATCTTTGCGCGGATCGCGCCGGCGCTCACGGTCCATTCGGGACGGCAGTTCGTTGATCCGCAATTGGCGCCGCGCGAGGTGCTGCGCGCGCTGCCCGGCATGACCGCGCAGAGTGCCGAAGCGACGCTGGCCGCGCGTGACGGTGCCAGATCTGGCCTCGCCGAAGGCAACCCGATGACGGTGCTGCGTGGCCGCGCCTTCACGATCCGGACCGAATTTTCCCAGGCGTCACGCGTCGTCGCAGGCGAGGTCGCGGTGCGCCTGACGGAAAATCCGCAGCAGCCCTATTGGGTTCTGAGCTGGGGGACGCGATGA